In one Spirosoma rigui genomic region, the following are encoded:
- a CDS encoding alpha-L-fucosidase, whose translation MRIVCLLIALLFSPLLSTTQAQIGANHNKPAREEWLKDAGFGMFIHWNVDTQLGVVISHSLVGASPDYVERYISELPKTFDPKDWDAERIVMLAKNAGMKYIMFTTKHHAGFCMWDTKTTDFGVMNTPYKKDIVRQYVDACRKWGLAVGFYYSPEDFSFAYRNGMKDITRDDHWAKAKPFQAKYKQFVEDQCKELMTKYGPVDLFFIDSDVLREEVKATVWKYQPNCLITRGVLQTPEQYLPGETLTTAWESNMTMGTAWNYKPTNEHYKSGTELINVLIESRAKGGSYLLNVGPTQWGSLNEGQQGRLMEVGAWHFINQEAVHNVRPWIVRNEGDIWFTKRKDENTVYAYLTNMPDWPRGQRRTFLLKSLKTTGSTEVSVLGQSGNIVEYQPDNDGKTRFKQTPDGLEISVVRAQRIYNNHKWPNPIVVKLTNVVAALEPAHFKTVNAEKLPNGNLRLTAAVAKLGTGKDYRIGFEYRPVQSSLNEEFNQKWTETDVYPIAKTGEQSLEIVRGNIKSYDEIEYRAILYQDGLKIEGNTQKISQLKLE comes from the coding sequence ATGCGTATCGTTTGCCTGCTCATCGCGCTTCTTTTCAGCCCTCTTTTATCGACTACACAAGCCCAGATAGGGGCCAATCACAACAAACCCGCCCGGGAAGAATGGCTCAAGGATGCCGGTTTCGGGATGTTCATTCACTGGAATGTCGATACGCAGCTGGGTGTCGTCATCAGTCACTCACTCGTTGGGGCTTCGCCGGATTACGTCGAGCGTTACATCAGCGAACTTCCCAAAACGTTCGATCCGAAAGACTGGGACGCTGAACGCATAGTGATGCTGGCCAAAAATGCGGGCATGAAATACATCATGTTCACCACCAAGCACCACGCCGGTTTCTGCATGTGGGATACCAAAACCACCGACTTCGGGGTGATGAATACGCCCTACAAAAAAGACATCGTGCGCCAGTACGTCGATGCCTGCCGCAAGTGGGGACTGGCCGTTGGGTTCTATTACTCGCCGGAAGATTTTTCGTTTGCCTACCGCAACGGCATGAAAGACATTACCCGCGACGACCACTGGGCGAAAGCCAAACCCTTTCAGGCTAAATACAAGCAGTTTGTGGAAGACCAGTGCAAGGAGTTGATGACCAAGTACGGGCCCGTCGACCTGTTCTTCATCGACAGCGATGTGCTGCGGGAGGAGGTAAAAGCGACGGTGTGGAAGTACCAGCCCAACTGCCTCATCACGCGCGGGGTGCTGCAAACGCCCGAGCAGTACCTGCCCGGCGAAACGCTGACCACCGCCTGGGAAAGCAACATGACGATGGGGACCGCCTGGAATTATAAACCCACCAACGAACACTATAAATCGGGTACCGAACTGATCAACGTCCTGATCGAGTCGCGGGCCAAGGGGGGATCGTACCTGCTCAACGTAGGACCCACGCAGTGGGGGAGCCTCAACGAAGGCCAGCAGGGCCGGCTGATGGAAGTGGGTGCCTGGCACTTCATCAACCAGGAAGCGGTACATAATGTCCGCCCCTGGATCGTGCGCAACGAAGGCGATATCTGGTTCACCAAACGCAAAGACGAAAACACCGTTTACGCCTACCTCACCAATATGCCCGACTGGCCGCGGGGGCAGCGCCGGACTTTCCTGCTGAAGTCGCTCAAAACGACGGGATCGACGGAGGTAAGTGTACTGGGGCAGTCGGGCAATATCGTCGAATACCAGCCCGACAACGACGGCAAAACCCGTTTCAAACAAACACCCGACGGACTGGAGATCTCGGTGGTGCGGGCGCAGCGGATCTACAATAACCACAAGTGGCCCAACCCCATTGTGGTGAAACTGACGAACGTGGTGGCGGCCCTTGAACCGGCTCACTTCAAGACCGTCAACGCCGAGAAGCTGCCCAACGGAAACCTGAGACTAACTGCCGCCGTAGCCAAACTCGGAACGGGAAAAGACTACCGCATCGGGTTCGAGTACCGGCCCGTGCAGAGCTCGCTCAACGAGGAATTCAACCAGAAATGGACCGAAACCGACGTGTACCCCATCGCTAAAACGGGCGAGCAGAGCCTGGAAATCGTGCGGGGCAATATCAAATCCTACGACGAGATCGAGTACCGGGCTATCCTGTACCAGGACGGGCTGAAAATCGAGGGAAATACCCAGAAAATCAGCCAGCTCAAACTCGAATAA
- a CDS encoding glycoside hydrolase family 20 protein, whose product MNGCRSTIYPFLLLLIGWARLGAQPILSDVPGLIPNPVAYRAQAGAYALPGQLTIDPDRRLSAETVATYRQLLQQAMRKPGQTASAKRSGVVRLRIDPAAVRQREGYRLVVAPNTLTLTGHDDAGVFYGLQTLVQLIEQSAAAGYRIPACTVDDYPRFSYRGMHLDVSRHLFPVTFIKKYIDLLAIYKINTFHWHLTDDQGWRIEIKGLPLLQEKAAYRTETMIGHKKELPHRFDGKRYGGYYSQAEVRDIVRYATQRHVTVIPEIEMPGHALAALSAYPELGCQKPDGAPGGPYKAATFWGIFDDVYCAGNEETFTFLERVLDEVIPLFPSKYIHIGGDECPKTRWKGCPRCQARIKAEHLADEHELQRYFIRRMERYLNGKGRQIIGWDEILEGGGLASANPALQLSPGATVMSWQGIKGGIEAMRQQHNAIMTPESHVYFDYYQSLYPEEPLTAAGYTPLSKTYRYEPLPADVAPADASYLRGVQGNAWSEYMDSPEKAEYMIVPRALAVAEIAWSQPNKRNYPDFLRRLRQQEPMLKRRDVHYANRFDEITDSVTVDASGRVTLRLSTTLPGAVIRYTTSGQEPTDKSPVYAEPLPIRQSGTVKASVFAEGRQRGRVFQKAFTISKATGKSVTFLTEPKGGYRPASPLIAVNGVAGTPRYNTGEWIGFQGSNAELVVDLQTAQMVSDIGTHVLVYHWQRMWAPTVLRVAVSEDGKTYRDVYEQTRFPVNGINPVEARFSPVRARYVRIQATNQGVIPAGEYGAGANAWLLLDEIRVE is encoded by the coding sequence ATGAACGGTTGCCGATCAACGATTTACCCTTTTCTTCTTCTGCTGATTGGTTGGGCCCGCCTTGGTGCCCAGCCAATTTTGTCTGACGTGCCGGGCCTGATTCCGAACCCGGTTGCTTACCGGGCGCAGGCGGGTGCGTATGCGCTGCCGGGTCAGCTGACGATTGACCCCGACCGTCGGCTGTCGGCTGAAACGGTAGCGACCTACCGGCAGTTGCTTCAACAGGCAATGAGAAAACCGGGGCAAACGGCCTCTGCTAAACGGTCGGGTGTCGTGCGGCTGCGCATCGACCCGGCGGCTGTTCGGCAGCGGGAAGGGTACCGACTGGTTGTTGCGCCCAATACGCTGACGCTGACGGGGCATGACGACGCGGGAGTATTCTACGGGCTGCAAACCCTCGTTCAACTAATTGAGCAGTCGGCGGCAGCGGGCTACCGGATTCCGGCCTGTACCGTCGACGATTACCCGCGTTTTTCCTACCGGGGCATGCACCTCGACGTGAGCCGTCATTTGTTTCCGGTCACGTTCATCAAAAAGTACATCGACCTGCTGGCGATCTACAAGATCAATACGTTTCACTGGCACCTGACCGATGACCAGGGCTGGCGCATCGAAATAAAGGGCCTGCCGTTGTTGCAGGAAAAAGCCGCGTACCGGACCGAAACGATGATCGGCCACAAAAAAGAGTTGCCCCACCGCTTCGACGGGAAACGCTACGGTGGTTACTACAGCCAGGCCGAGGTGCGGGATATTGTCCGGTATGCCACGCAGCGCCACGTAACGGTTATTCCCGAAATAGAGATGCCCGGTCACGCGCTGGCGGCTCTGAGCGCCTATCCCGAACTGGGTTGTCAGAAACCCGATGGAGCGCCCGGTGGTCCCTATAAAGCGGCTACGTTCTGGGGTATTTTCGACGATGTGTACTGCGCCGGAAACGAAGAGACGTTCACCTTTCTGGAGCGGGTGCTGGACGAAGTTATTCCGTTGTTTCCGTCGAAATATATTCACATTGGCGGGGACGAGTGCCCGAAAACGCGCTGGAAAGGCTGTCCGCGTTGTCAGGCCCGCATCAAAGCCGAACACCTCGCCGACGAGCATGAACTACAGCGGTATTTCATTCGCCGGATGGAGCGCTACCTGAACGGTAAAGGGCGGCAGATCATTGGCTGGGATGAAATTCTGGAAGGGGGCGGACTGGCCTCGGCTAACCCGGCACTGCAACTGTCGCCGGGCGCTACGGTGATGAGCTGGCAGGGAATCAAAGGCGGTATCGAGGCCATGCGGCAACAACACAACGCCATCATGACGCCCGAATCGCACGTGTATTTCGACTATTACCAGTCGCTTTATCCCGAGGAACCACTCACGGCGGCTGGCTACACTCCGCTGAGCAAGACCTACAGATACGAACCCCTTCCCGCCGATGTTGCCCCCGCGGATGCGTCGTACCTGCGTGGTGTGCAGGGCAACGCTTGGAGCGAGTACATGGACAGCCCCGAAAAAGCCGAGTACATGATCGTTCCCCGGGCGCTGGCCGTGGCCGAAATAGCCTGGAGCCAGCCCAACAAACGAAACTACCCTGATTTCCTGCGCCGGCTGCGGCAGCAGGAACCCATGCTCAAACGCCGGGATGTACACTACGCCAACCGCTTCGACGAAATTACCGATTCGGTAACGGTCGACGCCAGTGGGCGGGTGACGCTCCGTCTGTCGACAACCTTGCCCGGCGCAGTTATCCGCTACACGACGAGCGGCCAGGAGCCAACCGACAAAAGTCCCGTGTATGCCGAACCGCTGCCCATTCGTCAATCCGGTACGGTGAAGGCAAGTGTCTTTGCCGAGGGGCGCCAGCGGGGTCGCGTGTTTCAGAAAGCGTTCACGATCAGCAAGGCGACGGGTAAATCCGTTACGTTCCTGACCGAACCCAAAGGCGGCTACCGACCGGCGAGTCCGCTCATTGCGGTCAATGGCGTGGCCGGAACCCCGCGCTACAATACCGGCGAGTGGATTGGCTTCCAGGGCAGCAACGCCGAACTGGTTGTCGACCTGCAAACGGCACAGATGGTGTCGGACATCGGAACCCACGTACTGGTGTATCACTGGCAGCGGATGTGGGCACCAACGGTGCTGCGCGTGGCGGTATCGGAAGATGGGAAAACCTACCGCGATGTCTATGAACAAACCCGCTTTCCCGTCAATGGCATTAACCCCGTCGAGGCCCGATTTTCGCCGGTCAGGGCCCGCTACGTCCGGATACAGGCCACCAACCAGGGCGTTATCCCGGCGGGCGAGTACGGGGCAGGGGCCAACGCCTGGCTGCTGCTGGATGAAATTCGGGTGGAGTAG
- a CDS encoding SusD/RagB family nutrient-binding outer membrane lipoprotein, which translates to MTTITRLANVTRAATVALAMMGLASCDKGFEEMNTNPDASPQITPSYVFTKAQLDAVGNSYFATNVLLAGGSMQHFATYKDVPGIGDKYYFQQGTYPYDYFQNAYPTAVNETAEVIRAVSTDPNQVNMLSAARIWRVYIFHRLTDLYGDIPYSQAAQGYTQNLFTPKYDPQAEIYADMLKELEQAAGSFDATKTTFGVADLIYGGDVTKWKKFANSLMLRLGMRMTKVDPTSARTWVQKAIAGGVITQDADIARINYLAAGQDFNKNPYALALRNNDYSAGNGDSNTEGGKLAKTLIDAMKTTADPRLNAIAVVWNGTVADTSTALQKGMPNGLLNKPADFKSYSEPNPNTLLKYDTPVLLMSAAEVNLLLAEAAVRGWYTGDAATAYANGVSAAMRNWSLFGAAGVISSAKISGYLARNPFLSNGTTEAKLEQIGTQLWVTLFPDEQEVFSSWRRTGYPKLTPVNIVGNITGGVIPRRSLYSPTEESINNAQFSAAVARQGANLLTTRVWWDK; encoded by the coding sequence ATGACAACGATAACACGACTAGCTAACGTAACCAGAGCCGCTACGGTAGCACTGGCCATGATGGGGCTGGCCTCCTGCGACAAGGGGTTCGAGGAAATGAACACCAACCCCGACGCATCGCCCCAGATTACCCCGTCCTACGTGTTTACCAAAGCACAACTCGACGCCGTTGGGAACAGCTACTTCGCCACGAATGTCCTGCTGGCGGGTGGTTCCATGCAGCACTTCGCTACGTATAAGGACGTACCGGGCATTGGCGATAAGTACTACTTTCAGCAGGGTACCTACCCCTACGACTATTTCCAGAACGCTTACCCCACGGCGGTCAACGAAACGGCCGAAGTGATTCGCGCCGTCTCGACCGATCCCAACCAGGTAAATATGCTGTCGGCTGCCCGGATCTGGCGCGTGTATATCTTCCATCGGCTCACCGATCTCTACGGCGATATCCCCTACAGCCAGGCGGCTCAGGGGTACACCCAGAATCTGTTTACGCCGAAATACGATCCGCAGGCAGAAATCTACGCCGATATGCTGAAAGAACTGGAGCAGGCTGCCGGCTCGTTCGATGCCACGAAAACGACCTTCGGTGTGGCCGACCTGATCTACGGCGGGGATGTGACGAAGTGGAAGAAATTTGCCAATTCACTGATGCTACGGCTGGGCATGCGGATGACGAAAGTTGATCCAACCTCGGCGAGAACGTGGGTACAGAAAGCCATTGCGGGTGGCGTGATTACGCAGGATGCCGACATTGCCCGTATCAACTACCTGGCTGCCGGGCAGGATTTCAACAAGAACCCGTATGCGTTGGCCCTGCGCAACAACGACTACAGCGCGGGCAACGGTGACTCGAACACGGAAGGCGGCAAGCTGGCCAAAACGCTGATCGATGCCATGAAAACCACCGCAGACCCCCGGCTCAATGCCATTGCGGTGGTCTGGAACGGTACCGTCGCCGATACGTCGACGGCTTTGCAAAAGGGGATGCCCAACGGCCTGCTCAACAAGCCCGCCGATTTCAAAAGCTACTCGGAGCCTAACCCGAATACGCTCCTGAAATACGACACGCCGGTGCTGCTGATGAGCGCAGCCGAGGTGAACCTGCTGCTGGCCGAAGCCGCCGTTCGGGGCTGGTACACGGGCGACGCGGCCACGGCCTACGCCAACGGGGTAAGTGCCGCCATGCGCAACTGGTCGCTGTTCGGTGCTGCGGGCGTTATTTCATCGGCGAAGATCAGCGGCTACCTGGCGCGCAACCCCTTCCTGAGCAACGGCACAACCGAAGCCAAACTAGAACAGATCGGAACGCAGCTCTGGGTGACGCTCTTCCCCGACGAGCAAGAGGTATTTTCGAGCTGGCGCCGGACGGGTTACCCAAAATTGACGCCTGTCAATATTGTCGGTAATATTACGGGTGGGGTCATCCCACGGCGCTCTCTCTACTCACCCACCGAAGAAAGCATCAACAATGCGCAGTTCTCCGCTGCTGTTGCCCGGCAGGGGGCCAACCTGCTGACGACGCGGGTTTGGTGGGACAAATAA
- a CDS encoding SusC/RagA family TonB-linked outer membrane protein: MKYRLPTHWSRFGTLLTALLWLSVSALAQTITGRVTNASDGSTLPGVTILEKGSTKGTVTDADGKYSLNLSGPQATIVFSYIGFSGQEVSVGGRSVVDVALKEDATQLGEVVVTALGIAKDKKALAYSVTEVKGSDFTQARETNVANALTGKIAGVNASGLATGAGGSSRVVIRGNGSLNGSNQPLYVINGMPIDNTTPGGSPTTGGSGLNVDRGDGIGGINPDDIESISVLKGGTAAALYGSRAANGVILITTKKGRAQKGIGVDYNTTLMFDSPSVFPNWQYEYGQGDGGQKPTTQAQAINWGRRSWGPKMDGQPYVAFDGLQHPYSPQPNNIQNFYRTGSTYTNTVALNGGSENINFRFSLANVSNKSIIPTSSFNRKIANLNVNANLSKKLSIETVAQYNIEEATNRPSAGDAPGNPNWAVYMVANTVDIRQLAPGYDATGRETQWNETPYAPNSYFVINRYKNTDTKNRFIGQANIKYNILDNFFVRGSVSRDFYNFRSVGVIPTGTVYTANSAGEYHEINSSVSETNSLLTLNYNTTFLKNFGLTALVGGNKRLYSVNDTYIDGTQFIIPFFYSYTNLTSLTTRPVNQRTAINSVFGSADLDYKGIAFLTLTGRQDWFSTLSPKNNSIFYPSVGGSFVLSQAAQLPTWVSYAKLRGSWAQVGGATPDPYILNQTYSMVQGGHDGRPLQQVTQSNGVNLVTNSDLRPLTSTTYEVGIDAKFLNNRLGLDLTYYNRKTTDDIVRTAVSRATGYNDVLLNIGQVNNQGIELLLSGTPVKTKNFNWNVSYNFAYNKNEVVKLADGLNTIEVAGSVGGWAFIHNTVGRPYGVIKGYTQVKDANGNTVFNTATGYPQRSALTELGQGVPPITMGITNTFSYKNFSLDVLVDGKFGNKIFSTMDVYATRFGLHQSTLAGRENGLAVSGVTPEGNPYAATIPVSALRLYYDNLKNYTDLFVYDGSFVKLRQVVLNYNIPVKALRFAKLQGASISFVARNPFILYKKTDNFDPESSYTNSNAQGFEAFALPRTRSLGFNLMVKF, translated from the coding sequence ATGAAATACCGATTACCTACCCACTGGAGCCGTTTCGGCACGTTGCTGACGGCACTACTCTGGCTGAGCGTTTCGGCGCTGGCTCAAACAATTACCGGACGTGTTACCAACGCCAGTGATGGGTCGACGCTACCGGGCGTGACCATTCTGGAGAAAGGCTCGACCAAAGGCACCGTTACCGATGCCGACGGAAAATACAGCCTAAACCTGTCGGGCCCACAGGCTACTATTGTCTTTTCGTACATTGGCTTTTCGGGCCAGGAAGTGAGCGTAGGCGGTCGGTCGGTTGTTGACGTGGCGCTCAAGGAAGATGCTACCCAGCTGGGCGAAGTTGTGGTGACGGCACTCGGTATTGCCAAGGATAAAAAAGCACTGGCCTATTCGGTAACGGAGGTCAAAGGCAGCGACTTCACCCAGGCGCGCGAAACCAACGTAGCCAACGCGCTGACGGGTAAAATTGCCGGCGTCAACGCATCGGGTCTGGCAACGGGCGCGGGCGGGTCGAGCCGGGTCGTGATTCGCGGTAACGGGTCGCTCAACGGCAGTAACCAGCCGCTGTACGTAATCAACGGGATGCCCATCGACAACACCACGCCGGGCGGCAGCCCAACCACGGGCGGCAGCGGGCTGAACGTGGACCGGGGCGACGGGATCGGTGGGATCAACCCCGACGATATTGAAAGCATCAGCGTCCTGAAAGGCGGTACGGCGGCTGCGCTGTACGGCTCGCGGGCGGCCAACGGGGTTATCCTGATCACCACCAAAAAAGGCCGCGCCCAGAAAGGCATCGGCGTTGATTACAATACGACACTCATGTTCGACTCGCCGTCGGTATTCCCGAACTGGCAGTATGAATACGGGCAGGGCGACGGCGGACAGAAACCAACGACGCAGGCGCAGGCCATCAACTGGGGTCGCCGGTCGTGGGGTCCCAAAATGGACGGCCAGCCGTACGTAGCGTTCGATGGCCTTCAGCATCCGTACTCGCCCCAGCCCAACAACATTCAGAATTTCTACCGTACCGGCTCGACCTATACCAATACGGTGGCGCTGAACGGGGGTAGCGAAAATATCAACTTCCGCTTTTCGCTGGCCAACGTATCGAACAAGAGTATTATCCCGACCTCGTCGTTCAACCGGAAAATTGCCAACCTGAACGTCAATGCCAACCTGAGTAAGAAACTGAGCATCGAAACCGTAGCGCAGTATAACATCGAAGAGGCTACCAACCGGCCCAGTGCCGGTGACGCACCGGGCAACCCGAACTGGGCGGTCTATATGGTGGCGAACACGGTCGACATCCGGCAGCTGGCACCGGGCTACGACGCTACGGGCCGCGAAACGCAGTGGAACGAGACGCCCTACGCGCCAAACTCCTACTTCGTGATCAACCGCTACAAGAATACCGATACCAAGAACCGATTCATTGGTCAGGCCAACATCAAGTACAACATCCTCGACAACTTCTTCGTCCGGGGCAGCGTAAGCCGCGACTTCTACAACTTCCGGTCGGTGGGCGTTATCCCGACGGGAACGGTCTATACCGCTAACTCGGCGGGTGAGTACCACGAGATCAACTCGTCGGTTTCCGAGACGAACTCCCTGCTGACGCTGAACTACAATACGACTTTCCTCAAGAATTTCGGACTGACGGCGCTCGTGGGCGGCAACAAACGCCTGTACAGCGTCAACGATACATACATCGACGGGACTCAGTTTATCATTCCGTTCTTCTACAGCTATACCAACCTGACCTCGCTCACCACGCGGCCGGTTAACCAGCGCACCGCTATCAACTCGGTATTCGGCTCGGCCGACCTCGATTACAAGGGCATTGCGTTCCTGACCCTGACCGGTCGGCAGGACTGGTTCTCGACCCTGAGTCCCAAGAACAATAGCATCTTCTACCCCTCGGTGGGCGGTAGTTTCGTACTGTCGCAGGCGGCTCAGCTGCCTACCTGGGTGAGCTACGCCAAGCTGCGCGGTTCGTGGGCGCAGGTGGGTGGGGCGACCCCCGATCCGTACATCCTGAACCAGACCTACAGCATGGTACAGGGCGGGCACGACGGGCGACCCCTGCAGCAGGTGACCCAGTCGAACGGGGTGAACCTGGTAACCAATTCCGACCTGCGGCCGCTGACCTCAACGACCTACGAAGTGGGCATCGACGCCAAGTTCCTCAACAACCGCCTGGGTCTTGACCTGACGTACTACAACCGCAAAACGACCGACGATATCGTCCGGACGGCGGTGTCGCGGGCCACGGGTTACAACGACGTACTGCTGAACATCGGGCAGGTGAACAACCAGGGTATCGAGTTGCTGCTGAGCGGTACGCCCGTGAAAACCAAAAACTTCAACTGGAACGTGAGCTACAACTTCGCCTACAACAAAAACGAAGTGGTGAAGCTGGCCGATGGACTCAACACCATCGAGGTAGCAGGCAGCGTGGGTGGCTGGGCGTTCATCCATAACACCGTTGGTCGGCCCTATGGCGTGATCAAAGGCTATACGCAGGTGAAAGATGCCAACGGCAACACCGTATTTAACACCGCTACGGGCTACCCGCAGCGGAGTGCCCTCACCGAGCTGGGACAGGGTGTGCCGCCGATCACGATGGGGATCACCAATACGTTCTCTTACAAAAACTTCTCACTCGATGTACTGGTCGATGGCAAGTTCGGCAACAAGATCTTCTCCACGATGGATGTTTACGCCACGCGCTTCGGCTTGCACCAGTCGACGCTGGCGGGTCGTGAGAACGGGCTGGCTGTATCGGGGGTGACGCCGGAAGGCAATCCTTACGCGGCAACCATTCCGGTATCGGCGCTGCGGTTGTACTACGACAACCTGAAAAACTACACCGACCTGTTCGTCTATGACGGCAGCTTTGTCAAGCTCCGGCAGGTGGTACTCAACTACAACATCCCCGTTAAGGCCCTGCGTTTTGCGAAGCTTCAGGGCGCGTCGATCTCGTTCGTTGCCCGTAACCCGTTCATCCTCTACAAAAAGACCGACAACTTCGATCCGGAGTCGAGCTACACCAACAGCAACGCGCAGGGTTTCGAAGCCTTCGCCCTGCCCCGCACGCGCAGTCTCGGTTTTAACCTGATGGTCAAATTCTAA
- a CDS encoding DeoR/GlpR family DNA-binding transcription regulator produces the protein MQATEISPGLLKEERKALILKEINLHTRIYLGDLAATLKVSEDTIRRDINDLAEEGLLIKIRGGAMSKAYHHTSSLQETYAHQSKRIIAEKCLPLFKDGMLILIGGGTTIRELIKLIPNDLRATFITVNPLTAVELLDKPNLEIILIGGQISRYSQMSVGGEVYQRLSELRADLCIMGTNAIDAKEGLTDSDWETVQAKKAMIKASAKVGVLAISEKMNSVMRMKIADISQIDYLITELPVDSPLLSPYRTGTIQFL, from the coding sequence ATGCAAGCGACAGAGATATCACCAGGACTGCTCAAAGAAGAGCGTAAGGCACTGATATTAAAGGAGATAAATCTTCATACCCGGATCTACCTGGGCGACCTGGCAGCGACGTTGAAGGTCTCTGAAGATACCATTCGCCGGGATATCAATGATCTAGCCGAAGAAGGATTGCTGATCAAGATCAGGGGCGGGGCCATGTCGAAAGCGTATCACCATACGTCATCGTTGCAGGAAACGTACGCCCACCAGAGCAAACGGATCATTGCCGAGAAATGCCTGCCGCTCTTCAAAGACGGCATGCTGATTCTGATTGGCGGGGGCACCACCATTCGGGAGCTGATCAAGTTGATCCCCAACGACTTACGGGCGACGTTTATCACGGTCAATCCACTCACCGCTGTGGAACTGCTGGACAAACCGAACCTGGAAATTATTCTGATCGGGGGCCAGATTTCGCGCTATAGCCAGATGAGCGTGGGGGGTGAAGTATACCAGCGGCTGTCTGAGCTGCGCGCCGACCTGTGCATCATGGGCACCAACGCCATCGACGCCAAAGAGGGCCTGACCGATTCGGACTGGGAGACGGTTCAGGCTAAAAAAGCCATGATCAAAGCCTCGGCCAAAGTGGGCGTTCTGGCAATTTCCGAAAAGATGAACAGCGTGATGCGCATGAAAATAGCCGACATCAGCCAGATCGACTACCTCATTACCGAACTCCCCGTCGACTCTCCCCTCCTGTCGCCCTACCGCACGGGAACCATCCAGTTTTTGTGA